GGTCCTTGAGCTCGAGGGCGCAGACGGGGACGGGGAGGGCTCTGGTGGAGCGGAGGGGGCGGGCGCAGCGCGCCGTCCTTGCCGCCGTCGCCCCATggggaggagaggaaggaagaggacgcggaggCGAGATGACGGCGGTGTGGGGCTGGCCCTGGACGGGAGCGGGGCAGGGAGGCGTGGGCGggaggaagaggagaggaggcgacgacggcggcggcggcggggggggggggggggggggcgggaggcgggcgcgggttagggtttcgagggagagggaggcgaggCGGGAGGAGCTGGGCGCGGGGGAGGCGCGGGTgcgggagggaggaggcggcttAGGTCATCCCACGACAGCGGCCCACTTTTTATACCCCTGTACGCGAAATGACAGAAATGCCCTCGGCGGGGCAGCGAAATTACAGGCGGTGGCACACTGGAGGGCATACAACGGTCTACTATTCATTGTAGCAGTAACTTTTTTTGATCCAACGGCTGATATCGACCAGGAGTGAGATCGAACGGTCCACAACGCATCAAAAATCGATCCGACGGCCGAGAATCGCTAAGCTCTGAGGAGGCCCATGTTCTCCCTAGATACTTATATCAGGATTCTCCCCCTCCCGAATCTCCGTTTTTTTTTTTGACAAATTTCGGGTAAACCCGAACGCCCACCCGTCGCCAAGCCCCCGTCCGCCGTCGCCGACCCGCAGtctccccccacccccctccgCCCTCCCATCCACCCGAAACCACCCCGCACTGCCACCGCCgcctcccccctcctcctcctcctcctctcccgtcATCGCCCCCCCGCTTGCGCGTGGCGCCAATACCTAGCGGCGCCATTCGACCCAAATCGAGGGCAAGGAGGCGACGACGCCCACGCCCCTAAAACCCTAGAGGGTTCCCCGTCGCGATTGAGCCAAGAACCGGCGAGTTCGCGCGCCGGTGCCGGGCTTTTCCGGGCCAGGACTGACATGGTGAGTTCTTTCTTGACCCCTCGCTAATCCAGGTTTCTTGGTTCGACGCGGAAGGTTGGTTTTTCGATCCGCTCTTCTCGGCTGACGGTTTCGCCGTTCTTGGATTTCTTGTGGCGCAGTCGTCGGACATCAGGAAATGGTTCATGAAGCCGCACGACAAGAATGCCGGTGCGGCCAAGCCCTCTGCCGCCGGCGCCGCGCCGGCGGCGGCCAAGAAGCCTGTGCTCAGCATCCCCGAGAAGGCCGCGACATCTTCGGTAGAATGCTGACTTCTTTCTTTCTGCTTCTTCGTTCATCTGGTTGGTTCGGTGCTTTTCTAGGTCTTCTTTAGCGGTTTGTTTTCTCTAGCATTGCTGTCCAGGATGCAGTGCATCGGCTCAGCAACTCGATTTTCCTCGGTCATACAGTTTAATAATTCTAGATTAATGCATTTCCTGCGGCAGTGGCCCAACCATAACCTGTTAAAATGCCTTATTCCTTCTGCTAATCAGTGTTGGAATCTTTTGTGCAAACCATACATTAATATCGTTATATATATACACAGACCACCCAAAAAGATTCTAGATTTGATTTTCGCATGCACTGTTTATACAGTTTAAGAACCGACTTTGATGTTTCATGTCTGGTTGTGCACCATGAGCCCATGATATAAGGATGTATTAGCAGATAGTACTGTCAATCAGATTCTAAGCTGGGTATATTCTTGTACCACCATCGCAGTTAGACCAATGGCTCGCTTTAATTCTTTGGTTGCTTCCACTGACCTAAATTATTTGATGTCCCCCAGTTTATATACGTCACCTGTAATCAAATACTGTATCTGGACCATGCAGGTGCCTGGCAATCAAGATGCTTCAGTTAGAAGGAAGACAAGCAAGTACTTTGCACCCAAAACAGAAAAAGATGCAGATGTTGCTGAGAAGAGTTCTTCTAAAAGGAAACTTCAGAAAAGCAGCGAGGACCTTGAGGATGACATCAAGCCTTTCGCAGCAAACAAGGCCCTTAAGGATGAagaagacgacgacgacgacttTGTGGCGCCTTCGAAAAAGAAAACTCCAGTGAAGCCACCACCACTAAAGAAGTTGAAGGCTGCATCTAATGATGATGACCAGGACGAAAGGATGGATGAAGATGCCGAGACCCCTTCCAAAGCAGCTGGAAGGGGAAGAGGAAGGggaaggggaggaagaggagcagGAGCAGCCCATGGAAAGACTACCAGTCATGATGATGATGGTGGGGAGGACAGGATGGATGAAGATGCTAAGACCCCTTCCAAAGCAGCCGGAAGGGGAagaggaaggggaaggggaagggttggaagaggaggaggaacgGCTCATGGAAAGACTACTACTGGTCTTGATGATGATGGTGAGGAGGATAGGATGGATGAAGATGACAAGACCCCTTCCAAAGCAGCTGCAAGGGGAAGAGGAGGCAGAGGAGCAGGAGCTACTCCTGGGGGAAGAGGTAGAGGAGGGGGTGGGAGAGGTTTCATGAATTTTGGTGAAAGGAAGGACCCCCCTCACAAAGGGGAGAAGGTAATTCATAGTTCTTGTCATAAGTTTCTGAAATGCCCAACCCGAAACTGTTCATTccatgttctgaaaggttcaaCCCTAAACTGTTCATTCCATGTTCTGTAGGAAGTCCCAGAGGGTGCCCCTGACTGTTTAGCTGGTCTGACATTTGTCATAAGTGGTACCCTTGACAGGTGCGGGTTACTTTCTTCATTTTTTTATACCGAAGTGTTTTGTTTTCTGATCATGCAACGGCCAATGCACATAATTATCTTAACACTTCCAACTTTCTTTATTGAGATGATCTGGCCAGTAAATAATCATAATTTTCTGTTTGTCTGCAGTCTTGAACGGGAGGAAGCGGGTGATCTAATAAAGCGTTACGGGGGACGTGTTACCGGTTCAATTAGTAAAAAGACGGTATGTGTAGTATTATAAAAGTTGCCGCTGTAAGTATTAATGGCTTATATCTTTGTTGACAACTTGACATTGCTTGTTGGCAGAGTTACCTATTGGCTGATGAAGATATTGGGGGAGTGAAATCTAATAAAGCAAAAGATCTGGGGTATTACTTGATGGCTTTATTTTGAGAAGGACTCTGTAAGTTTGTTTTTAATTGTCACTGCTTGATACATGCTCACGTTTATTGCAGCGTCCCGTTCTTGACTGAAGATGGGTTATTTGATATGATCCGGAAATCAAAGCCTGCAAAGGCTCCTGTAAACAAACATGAAGGTAACAGCAATTCAGAAAAGCTACAGAAGTCACAGACGAAGAGCTCTCCAGTTAAAGCTGAAAGAAGAGGTAACCAGGAACTTCTAAATTGTAATGCATCTATAGTTTATAGGACAAACATAATCCTGCTTAGTTGCATTAACCTGGAACATAATTACCGTGGTAGTTCACTCCTaactttgtactccctccgtcccaaaataagtgtcgctgatttagtacaaagttatACTAATTCAGCGACACTTactttgggatggagggagtagatgttAGGTTGATCCTGCAAATAACATGCCATTGATATGATTTATTTTCTTAATATTGACATTTCTCATGTTGTTGATGCTTATGCATATCTTGATTTTGAATTTTTAGCTGTCGATCAAGTCGGTACCATGGGCAAGAGTACTCCCTCAAAGAGTAATAAAGAAAGCAACTCCACCAACAACCAAAAGGTCAAGGTTGTTGACCGCGGTTCTTTGCAATGGACAGAGAAATATCGGCCAAAAGTTCCAAACGACATAGTTGGCAACCAATCAATGGTGAGAAATTCTGCATTTTGCTTATTTTGGTCATGTACATCTATGCACACATAACTTAGTATGAAGGATTGTTTTTTTCCGGGGAGCATTGACGAACTTCTAATGTATATAGGTTAAACAACTTCATGATTGGTTGAAAAGTTGGGAGGATCAATTCCTTCATTCTGGccaaaagggcaaaggaaagaagcaGGTCGATGGTGGAGCTAAAAAAGCTGTATTGCTGAGTGGACCTCCAGGCATTGGTAAGACTACAACTGCAAAAGTTGTTAGTCAGATGCTTGGATTGCAGGCCATTGAGGTGTGTCTTTGTTCTTACATACTTCACTTATTATCTTTCAGGTAATTATGTGTTCTTTATTTACCTTTGAGTCATAAATTTAAATGAGTAATATATGCATAACAGGTTAATGCAAGTGATAGTCGTGGTAAAGCAGACTCCAAGATCGAGAAAGGTGTTGGGGGGAGCACATCAAATTCTATAAAAGAGCTTATCAGCAATGCTACTCTGAATTATAGTGACAACCGGTCTGTACTACAATATCCTGAACTTTTGCACTTTGATTTGTTTTTATTGTTATATGAAGTGTGGAGCAATTTCACAGGACAAAGAAGCCTAAGGCTGTACTAATCATGGACGAAGTTGATGGTATGTCTGCTGGTGATAGAGGTGGAGTTGCTGATCTTATTGCCAGCATCAAGATATCCAAGATTCCTATAGTTTGCATTTGTAATGATCGTTATAGCCAGAAGCTGAAGAGCCTTGTAAATTACTGTTTGCTACTCAACTTCAGGAAACCAACAAAGCAGCAGGTTATTTCATGCCACCATATTCTAATGATTGATGTAAATTATTGTTTGCTTTCCTACTATTGTCTATTACCCTATTATTGCCCGTACCTATGACAACTGAACTGCTGTTCTCAATTGCTTGCTGCTACCCAGTTAATCTGATAAAATCCGCCTTCTTAATGTTTTTTCTGAACATAAGAAAACGTGGTTATattcattttggtattttttttaATTGTTGGCAAAAGTTGCTTCTTTTTTGACTTTATGTTTTTTCTGGTTTACTTCTCCCATCTCCTCACACTATATATACTAATATGGGGCAGGTTCAGCACTATTTGTATTTCTAACAAAACAAATTGTGTTTTGGGGTTTGTTTTAACTTCTGTACTCAACAGATGGGCAagaggttgatggagattgccaGAAAAGAAGGCATTCAAGCTCAAGAGGTGTGTTCAATATGTTCTCAGGGTTCTGTTCTTATTGATGGTCAAAACTTCAAAAAAAGTGGAAACATAGCTCAACTAATTCAATACTAAATCACATAATATTCTTTGCATATTTCACGTTCAGTTGCTAATATATGGTTTCTCATCTGCTAGAATGCAATGGAAGAGCTTGCAGAAAGAGTACATGGGGATATTCGCATGGCACTCAACCATTTGCAATACATGAGTCTCTCTCAGTCTGTGGTCAAATATGATGATATAAGGTTGCGTCTTAATAGTAGCTCAAAAGATGAAGATATCTCTCCCTTCACGGCTGTGGACAAGTATTATTCCTTCTTTTTAGTATATCAATGTCATTCTATGGAGTTATTTAGAATATTTATTGTCAGTCTTTCAATGATCTCTTCATGTTTATTGATTAATTCGCGTTTGGTGTGAAACTACATATCCTGTCTAATTATGGAAGTGTTAAGGATTAACAAAGTTTTCCGATCACTTACTCTGCTCGCCCTGTTTTGATCTTATTAATGCAAATGTATTTGATCCAGTCATTTCTTTTGGGGATGGGTTACTTTTTATTAGCATTGGGAACATATCACATTACAGATATACAATAGACCCGaagtggtcggacccttccccggaccctgcgcaagcgggagctacaTGCACCGGGCTGCCTTAAAAAAAACTAACTCCACCATTTTCCTAGTTTCTACTGTATATCCGTTGGAAAAGTACCTGACTTAAGTACATGATGATGCTGGTGCTGATGACGTTGAGCTTCATCTaaaggtttcatttgttgctaaATTGATTTAGGATAAAACGTTTGTACATGTACTGAGATGCAGCCCTAGAAGCGGTCAAAAGAAGATGATGCCCTATAGATTTTGGTATTTTTTGGAGAACAAGACTCAGTAGCTTTTTGTAATGGCTAAACATGTCAATTCCCAACTAGTTTAGACACTTGGAAGTTGAAACTGTTTGCCCCTGCAATTAATTTGTCAGTTTGCTTTTATCTTTTTTATATAGATTAGTGAGATTTAAGCAGATCAAATGATATTTTTTTCATTCACTTAGTTCCATGCTCACTCCCGTCTAATTAAATGTATCTATGCTTATACTTGGTTAATTGCTTGAATGGCTTTCAAACCTAGTGTTCTTCATGGTTATTTATTCAACTTTCAGGCTATTCGGTTTCAATGGTGGGAGACTAAGGATGGATGAGAGAATCGACTTGAGCATGAGCGATCCTGATTTAGTTCCCCTTATTATCCAGGTTTTGAATCAAATTTGTTTTTGTCATCTGTGCAAATGTTAATCCTTCGCATTTGCATCATGATTTTTTTATTACTATGTATTTCTTTTCTGTGTACTGAATGCAGAGCTACTTATGCTTGTATAATTGTAATGAAAAAATTCCACTTTTCAACCCTGAACTATGGCCAAAATTCACCTTTCAACTGTGAACTCTAAAACCGTTTGAAATGCAACCTCAAACTATTGGAACAGTCAACTTTCCAACCTAAAGCGGTTTCCCAAGTGGTTTTGACTGATGTGGATGCCATGCAGATGCCACTAAATGCCACATCGCTGGCATGTCATCAAATCctttttttacatgtttttacCAATATTTCTTCCATTTCCAGTacttttttgttatttttttaaatacgGATGAATAGTTTGTTTTGGTTGTTTATTTTTTCAGTTTTGCTTGTTCATGGTGGCAACATGCCAATGATGTGGTTAGAGTTCATGgctgatttttttttgaaatgtcGACTCTTTTAAGTTATGGTAATCAGTAGTCCGTCATAGCGTGCAATTTAAGTGTTGAGCCTAAATTGCATCTGTGTTTTTTTGTTGCAAATTTAGGTCTTGTTTGCTTCAAGGTTGACCATACCACAACTACCCTTAGACAATACATGGTAACTGAAACCACAAGTGTGGCGGGAAGTTATGTTTATGTGGATGAGAAAGCATGGCAAGCCATAACTGTGGCTAGAAACCAAACACACACCTAACAAATTGTAGCGTGCCTAAGGTTATCCATCAGACTACTTTTGTTTCTCGACTTTTTTTGGATTGACAGGTACAATAAGTCAATCTACAAGACTGCGAGTAGGTAACCATGTCACATGCCACACCCCTAAGCACTATGAGCTAAGCTCCACTGCTAGTGATGCTTGGAGGCCGGTCGCTCTTGCTGAAGCCCACAACCGTGCCTCTGCACTGTTAGTGCATCATCTAACTTAGGCTAATATTTCTGAATTGGTCAACACAAAGGCATTCCCATTTCATAGCAATGCTGTTACAGCTTTGCATATGTTGACACGTTTCTCCTGGAAAGCTTGGATGCTAGCTTTCATTTTTTCTTTTCAATCATCTCAGCTATTATATGAAAGAAATTCCAGCTATTAGTTGCTGTATTGAACTACACATGATGGTTTAGTTGGTGTGTACCAGAATTGTGTACAAATATGTGCTTTAGGACTGCTTCTGTCTTTGAATTATTGTTACCCTAGTTGCTTCTATCATTAAGCCTGGTTATATTCGTGTGCTAATATGTGCCATTATAGGAAAATTATATCAATTATCGGCCTAGTGCCGTTGGGAAGGATGACAGTGGAGTTAAAAGAATGAATTATCTTGCCCGTGCCGCTGAGTCTATAGCGGACGGTGATATTGTTAATGTGCAAATAAGAAGATATCGACAGTGGCAGCTGTCCCAAGCTGCCTGTTTGGCTTCATCAATAGTACCGTATGTGCATTGATCTTTCCCAATGGTTAATATGTAGCGGTATTGATTTATTCGAATGTTTCAACACAGTTATCTAATCTCTTTCAAAAAATTTCAGTGCTGCTTTGATGCATGGAAATAGAGAAGTCCTTGAAGCAGTAAAGTTCAAACCCTAACCATCCATTACTACTATTGAGTATATtctattttttctgaattttagTAGACTGAACTGGATAATGATTTTTTGCAGGGTGAAAGAAACTTTAATAGGTTTGGTGGATGGTTGGGCAAGTACTCAACCACTAACAAAAACAAAAGGCTACTGGAAGATGTCCATAGTCATATTCTTGCATCACAGCAAGCTAATTTGGATAGGTGGGTATAGTCCAAAACTAGCTTGCTTTCTGCCGAATCCTACTTTGTTAAGTTTCTGGATTAGTAGTAAAATTGATACTTACCCTGGAACCACCAGAACCATGTTTTTCACTGGTAAAGAGTAGGGTACTTATGTACATTGATTGTTGGATTATCGATATAGATCAGAGAACAAAAAAACAAGCTAATGATTTTCTTGGCTAATTGTTTTATTACTTGTAACCATGATAAAATGATATGGAACTTTCAGCATGAGTGAAGACAAGGACCACATTATCATCTGCTAGGAAAAATATATGGGTCATGGATTTCTTTTAAGTGGCCAGCCAACTATTAGTTGCTGGACATGGCTTGCTCATTTTCCAATGTAACTACTTATGAACAAGTGCCTCAACAGTCAGCGAATTAAAGGGTGCCTTACCCTTCTCTTAACTTGCCTTGGTCACATCTTCGAGATGGAAGATTATGATTTTCTATTTCAAACCATGTAAGCTGAGAAAACAGATCGTCTTTGTGTTGTAAACAACTAATCATTTACCAGAACTCAAGATCCTTTGACAAAAGTTGTAACTTGAAAGACCGTAAAGGATCTGTGCTATGTTTCATTGTAGTCTCAGTCTTGTAATTGTTGGAATCTGCAGGGAGGCGTTGAGGCTCGATTATCTCACTCTTCTCTTGAGACAGTTGACTGGCCCACTGAAGACAATGCCGAAGGTATTGTTTATCATGACCTTCTTGGACTACTCTTGATCATTCACTAAATGAGCGAAGCATAAAATTGATTTTTTGTTCAAAGCTTCCACAGAAGATTCATCGAAGTATCATATGTCAACTGCTGCATTTGTTCAAGCATATTGCTGCATATTGTCCGAATTGTGTACCTTGACAGGTCTGCTCCTTGTGAGGAAGTAATGCATGATGAATTGGCTAATTTTATTTTTAATAAAAAGAGGAGAAATCTTATTTTTGTTATTTAAGGATTTTGTCAAGGGGCTAGGCGGGGTTTGACACACAAAGGCTTGCAACTTTGCATGCTTTCTCAATTCAACTATTATCATCTTAGAATTAGTATTTCTTTCGTTGGCAAAATATGCACTCTGCACGCACACTATTGGTTGCTCGTTTGCAATGCAGTAATCTCCCATGGAGAAACCTTTTAACTGAGAAATCTGCCGGTGATCTTATATTTGTAATTTTCTGCAGGAGGAAGCTGTCCAAAAGGTGGTGGAGTTTATGGATACCTACTCTTTAAGCCAGGAAGACTTTGACACGCTTGTTGAATTATCTAAATTTAAGGTTGGTTATTATTCTAAAAACTGCCTGATGGTGTTCATTAACTGTCTCTTTGAGTGGCAATTTAGTTGACAGATAATACATATACTTAAACGTATTTGGTTTAATGTAATGTTAAAGTTATCCATTGTAGATATTCTAGATGATGCAAACTATGTTGCACTGTGCTAATTATTTTGAGAACGTGTTTGTGGTAATTGCATCGGCAACTGTTGCATTTGTCTTCTGTGTAATGTTTTCATAGTTTGCATCGTGGGAGCTATAAAAATTGCTTGAAAACATCAGTGAAATATGAAGCTCGTGATGGTGTGGAATTCTGGACatgataattcgtgcagtagtgATGAGAATACAGAGACAAGTTAAAAAATACAACAAAGAAACAATAGAATCTACTTGGTCGGACAATGTATGTTTTCAGTATCGCAGTATTTGCCATCAACTCCACAAGCTTAT
This sequence is a window from Aegilops tauschii subsp. strangulata cultivar AL8/78 chromosome 7, Aet v6.0, whole genome shotgun sequence. Protein-coding genes within it:
- the LOC109751645 gene encoding replication factor C subunit 1, with translation MSSDIRKWFMKPHDKNAGAAKPSAAGAAPAAAKKPVLSIPEKAATSSVPGNQDASVRRKTSKYFAPKTEKDADVAEKSSSKRKLQKSSEDLEDDIKPFAANKALKDEEDDDDDFVAPSKKKTPVKPPPLKKLKAASNDDDQDERMDEDAETPSKAAGRGRGRGRGGRGAGAAHGKTTSHDDDGGEDRMDEDAKTPSKAAGRGRGRGRGRVGRGGGTAHGKTTTGLDDDGEEDRMDEDDKTPSKAAARGRGGRGAGATPGGRGRGGGGRGFMNFGERKDPPHKGEKEVPEGAPDCLAGLTFVISGTLDSLEREEAGDLIKRYGGRVTGSISKKTSYLLADEDIGGVKSNKAKDLGVPFLTEDGLFDMIRKSKPAKAPVNKHEGNSNSEKLQKSQTKSSPVKAERRAVDQVGTMGKSTPSKSNKESNSTNNQKVKVVDRGSLQWTEKYRPKVPNDIVGNQSMVKQLHDWLKSWEDQFLHSGQKGKGKKQVDGGAKKAVLLSGPPGIGKTTTAKVVSQMLGLQAIEVNASDSRGKADSKIEKGVGGSTSNSIKELISNATLNYSDNRTKKPKAVLIMDEVDGMSAGDRGGVADLIASIKISKIPIVCICNDRYSQKLKSLVNYCLLLNFRKPTKQQMGKRLMEIARKEGIQAQENAMEELAERVHGDIRMALNHLQYMSLSQSVVKYDDIRLRLNSSSKDEDISPFTAVDKLFGFNGGRLRMDERIDLSMSDPDLVPLIIQENYINYRPSAVGKDDSGVKRMNYLARAAESIADGDIVNVQIRRYRQWQLSQAACLASSIVPAALMHGNREVLEAGERNFNRFGGWLGKYSTTNKNKRLLEDVHSHILASQQANLDREALRLDYLTLLLRQLTGPLKTMPKEEAVQKVVEFMDTYSLSQEDFDTLVELSKFKGHPNPMDGIQPAVKSALTKAYKQGSSSRVVRSADLINIPGMKKTLKKRVAAILEPLDESLPEETGVASAEGDEEELSDAENDDELVPGDSKPKLDLQSDNKKGIQVQLNLKSNGNGSSAKKAPAARSKAPGSAGKAVGGSGGKRKR